CGCGACATTTTATACGCGGCAAATGGTGTGAAAGACTTCGCCTCATCGCTTGATAAGACATTTATTGACGATGCATATACAAAAATTATGAAAAATTAATAACGTTCCATTGCTCAAATTTTTTGGGTAATGGGCGTTTTTTTATCTAAATTTATTTAGTAATATTTAGTGTAAATGTCGAAAAATGTTCGATAAAATTCTGAAAAATAATATAAATATGTGATATATTTGCTACATAAATTGACGGAACTTGTAAATTATATGGTTAATTTGTTGGTTTCGTATGAAAAATAAGAATGGAGATATTGTAATGAAGTTAAATGTAAAGGCAAAATTACAGTTATCATTTGGGGTAGTGTTAGCATTACTGATGCTTTTTGCCGCAGTAATTTTATACAGCTTAAATGAACATAACAAAACGCTAGATAGCATTGATCAAGATACAAAAATGGGTAATTTATATAATGATGTCGCGTTCCAAACAGTTCGTGCCAACGCAGCAATTCGAGGCTATATGCTATACAAGGAAGATAATATGCGTGCCAACCATTATGAAATCCGCGACACGCTTGCTGCTTCGGTTGAACAGCTAAAAAATATGGGGGCGGAAAGTGATAAATTTGCCGAATTCGAACAAAAGCTAGCTGCATGGGAAGGCTCAATTGATAATGAAATTTTACCGTTAATGGACGCCAACAAGATGGCTGAAGCTCAAAAAGTAGCAAAGCCAGTACTTGGCGCTGGGTCTCAAGAGCTTGTAGAATTTGGAAAGTCGATGGCGAATGAAGTAAATGAAGAAATAAATCAACTGATTGCTCATTCTAAGGAACAAATGCGTACAACGTTTATTGAAACGGTAGCTCTCGCGCTTATCTCGATTATTGTTAGCATAGCTATTTCGACTATTTTTGCACGTCGAATTGCACTGAACATGCAATCTGTTATGGCGGGTATGAATGAATTTGCACAAGGCAATTTACTAACGAAATTAAAAGTTACTTCCAAGGATGAATTTGGACAGCTTGCGAGCTCATTCAATGCAATGGCAGACCGCTTACGTGACACGATGCGTCAGGTGGGGAATTCGTCAGAGCAAGTTGCGGGCACATCGCAACAATTAACAGCGAGCAGTATGGAAGTTAGTAAGGCAACAGAGGTAGTAACGGAATCCATTCAAGAAATTTCACTTGGAATGGGTGATCAACAACAAATGACAAGTGATTCGAAAGCATTTTCGGACCATATAATGAAAAAAGTGTTTGA
This portion of the Solibacillus daqui genome encodes:
- a CDS encoding methyl-accepting chemotaxis protein, which gives rise to MKLNVKAKLQLSFGVVLALLMLFAAVILYSLNEHNKTLDSIDQDTKMGNLYNDVAFQTVRANAAIRGYMLYKEDNMRANHYEIRDTLAASVEQLKNMGAESDKFAEFEQKLAAWEGSIDNEILPLMDANKMAEAQKVAKPVLGAGSQELVEFGKSMANEVNEEINQLIAHSKEQMRTTFIETVALALISIIVSIAISTIFARRIALNMQSVMAGMNEFAQGNLLTKLKVTSKDEFGQLASSFNAMADRLRDTMRQVGNSSEQVAGTSQQLTASSMEVSKATEVVTESIQEISLGMGDQQQMTSDSKAFSDHIMKKVFDISESIEQVNSASAYTKEKITAGRQSVRNVIGQMDIISDNTSELNVRVKELDGNTSAIASAVQVIKNIADQTNLLALNASIEAARAGEAGKGFAVVASEVRKLADESNIAATEIEQVVQNIVESTRIIEEDITNNDQSVDIGKEKVEETRENFLKIDAAIDQVEEETKAVTQAIKEVLSDVEKLVGEINDINEVTVNSSDSIQSVAAASEEQNAAMEEVAAASTYLAEMAVELQESIQSFKY